The following coding sequences lie in one Primulina huaijiensis isolate GDHJ02 chromosome 2, ASM1229523v2, whole genome shotgun sequence genomic window:
- the LOC140966047 gene encoding acetyl-CoA carboxylase 1-like isoform X1: MSEAQRRQASTSGRHANGYVSGLAPSRSTSSVLEVNEFCQALGGKRPIHSILIANNGMAAVKFIRSTRTWAYETFGTEKAILLVAMATPEDMRINAEHIRIADQFVEVPGGTNNNNYANVQLIVEMAEITHVDAVWPGWGHASENPELPDALSAKGVIFLGPPSASMAALGDKIGSSLIAQAAEVPTLPWSGSHVKISPNCCLVSIPDTAYREACVHTTEEAISSCHVVGYPAMIKASWGGGGKGIRKVHNDDEVRALFKQVQGEVPGSPIFIMKVASQSRHLEVQLLCDQYGNVAALHSRDCSIQRRHQKIIEEGPITVAPLETVRKLEQAARRLAKSVNYVGAATVEYLYSMDTGEYYFLELNPRLQVEHPVTEWIAEINLPAAQVAVGMGVPLWQIPEIRRFYGMEHGGSYDAWRTTSIVATPFDFDKAESIRPKGHCVAVRVTSEDPDDGFKPTSGRVQELSFKSKPNVWAYFSVKSGGGIHEFSDSQFGHVFAFGESRALAIANMVLGLKEIQIRGEIRTNVDYTIDLLHALDYKENKIHTGWLDSRIAMRVRAERPPWYLSVVGGALYKASASSAAMVSEYVGYLEKGQIPPKHISLVNSQVSLNIEGSKYTINMVRGGPGSYRLRMNESEIEAEIHTLRDGGLLMQLNGNSHVIYAEEEAAGTRLLIDGRTCLLQKDHDPSKLVAETPCKLLRYLVVDSSHVEADTPYAEVEVMKMCMPLLSPASGNIHFKMSEGQAMQAGELIARLDLDDPSAVRKAEPFHGSFPLLGPPTAMSGKVHQRCAASLNAACMILAGYEHNNDEVVQNLLSCLDNPELPFLQWQECFAVLANRLPKNLRYELETKYKEYEKIPNMQNVDFPAKNLRGVLEAHLNSYPDKEKATQERVVEPLMSLVKSYEGGRESHARVIVQGLFEEYLLVEELFSDNIQADVIERLRLQYKKDLLKIVDIVLSHQGIRSKNKLILRLLEQLVYPNPAAYRDQLIRFSALNHTNYSELALKASQLLEQTKLSELRSSIARILSELEMFTEEGENMDTPKRKSAIDERMEALVNAPLAVEDALVGLFDHSDHTLQRRVVETYVRRLYQPYLVKGSVRMQWHRSGLIASWEFLDEHVDRKDGLGDEPSLQKHSERKWGAMVVIKSLQFLPTVISSTLREATHDLQAVLFNGSVHPATSGNMMHIALAGINNQMSLLQDSGDEDQAQERINKLAKILKEKEISSSLRNTGVSVISCIIQRDEGRGPMRHSFHWSVEKLYYEEEPLLRHLEPPLSMYLELDKLTGYDNIRYTPSRDRQWHLYTVPERPLSIQRMFLRTLVRQPLSDEDLPFHQGLDQKATQSLWTMSFTSRSILRSLMSAIEELELNSHNSTIRADHAHMYLYILRDQQIDDLLPFHKKIHIPDGHEETAVDKILEDLAHEINASIGVKMHRLGVCVWEVKLWISSEGGANGAWRVVVTNVTGHTCIVHIYREVENSSKEIVVYKSTSGQGPLHGCPVNAQYKPLGTIDQKRLLARKSNTTYCYDFPLAFEACLSKSWTQNPGVGKPKDKDILRVTEFIFTDPKGAWGTPLVSVEQQPGVNDVGMVAWRMDMSTPEFPSGRTIFVVSNDVTFKNGSFGPREDAFFQAVTDIACTQKVPLIYLAANSGARIGVAEEVKSCFKVGWSDETSPERGFLYIYLTPEDYARTKSSVIAHELKLSSGESRWVIDTIVGKEDGLGVENLTGSGAIASAYSRAYKETFTLTYVTGRTVGIGAYLARLGMRCIQRLDQPIILTGFSALNKLLGREVYSSHMQLGGPKIMATNGVVHLTVSDDLEGISSILKWLSFVPPYAGGPLPILNPLDPPDRPVEYVPETSCDPRAAICGVIDGSGKWLGGMFDRESFIETLEGWARTVVIGRAKLGGIPVGIVAVETQTMMQVIPADPGQLDSHERVVPQAGQVWFPDSASKTAQALMDFNREELPLFILANWRGFSGGQRDLFEGILQAGSTIVENLRTYKQPVFIYIPMMGELRGGAWVVVDGKINPDHVEMYAEQTARGNVLEPEGLIEIKFRNRELLECMGRIDPELVALKTKLLESRTTATHETLEDLLKRIKAREKQLLPLYTQIATKFAELHDTSLRMAAKGVIKEVVEWKKSRSFFYRRLRRRIAEFELVKSLRDAAGQQLDYKSAMDMIKNWFSRSHISGGKESLWMDDEAFFSWKDDSRNYEKELQDLRVQKMLIQLSNMKNSPMDLRALPQGLAAFLKKVDPSIKDKLIDELREVLG, encoded by the exons ATGTCGGAAGCTCAAAGAAGGCAAGCGTCAACCAGTGGTAGGCATGCTAATGGATATGTAAGTGGACTTGCTCCATCAAGGTCTACAAGCTCAGTACTTGAAGTGAATGAGTTTTGTCAAGCCCTTGGAGGAAAGAGGCCGATTCACAGTATCTTGATTGCTAACAATGGAATGGCAGCTGTCAAGTTTATACGTAGCACTAGAACATGGGCTTATGAAACATTTGGCACGGAGAAGGCAATTTTGTTGGTGGCAATGGCTACTCCGGAGGATATGAGAATAAATGCAGAGCATATTAGGATAGCCGATCAATTTGTTGAAGTGCCTGGAGGCACTAACAACAATAACTATGCTAATGTTCAACTCATTGTTGAG ATGGCCGAGATAACACATGTTGATGCTGTGTGGCCTGGTTGGGGTCATGCATCTGAAAATCCAGAGCTGCCTGATGCTTTGAGTGCAAAAGGCGTCATATTTTTGGGGCCACCATCTGCATCGATGGCTGCATTGGGAGATAAAATTGGGTCATCGTTGATTGCACAAGCTGCAGAAGTGCCAACTCTGCCTTGGAGTGGTTCTCAT GTGAAAATTTCTCCCAATTGTTGTTTGGTCTCTATCCCAGATACTGCATACAGGGAAGCGTGTGTTCATACCACAGAAGAAGCGATATCTAGTTGCCATGTTGTGGGTTACCCTGCAATGATAAAAGCATCTTGGGGTGGAGGTGGTAAAGGCATTAGAAAG GTCCATAATGATGATGAAGTCCGGGCTTTATTCAAGCAAGTTCAAGGTGAAGTTCCTGGGTCCCCCATATTCATAATGAAGGTTGCTTCTCAG AGCCGACATCTTGAAGTCCAACTGCTTTGCGATCAATATGGAAATGTTGCTGCTTTGCATAGCCGTGATTGCAGCATTCAAAGGAGACACCAAAAG ATCATTGAAGAGGGCCCAATAACAGTCGCGCCCTTGGAAACAGTAAGGAAACTTGAGCAAGCTGCTAGAAGGCTGGCCAAAAGTGTTAATTATGTTGGAGCAGCAACTGTGGAGTATTTGTACAGTATGGACACTGgcgaatattattttttggagTTAAATCCACGGTTGCAG GTGGAGCACCCTGTCACTGAGTGGATAGCTGAAATAAATCTTCCTGCGGCACAAGTTGCGGTTGGGATGGGTGTCCCTCTCTGGCAAATTCCAG AGATACGACGATTTTACGGTATGGAACATGGTGGAAGTTATGATGCTTGGAGGACAACATCCATTGTTGCTACTCCATTTGACTTTGACAAGGCAGAGTCTATAAGGCCTAAAGGTCATTGTGTGGCCGTTCGTGTGACAAGTGAGGACCCTGATGATGGCTTTAAGCCAACAAGTGGAAGAGTACAG GAGTTGAGTTTCAAAAGCAAACCAAATGTGTGGGCGTATTTTTCTGTCAAG TCTGGGGGAGGTATTCATGAATTTTCAGACTCACAATTTG GGCATGTTTTTGCCTTTGGGGAATCTAGAGCATTGGCTATTGCAAATATGGTTCTCGGGCTTAAAGAAATTCAGATTAGAGGAGAAATACGCACAAATGTTGATTACACTATTGATCTCTTACAT GCATTAGATTAcaaggaaaataaaatacacacaGGATGGCTTGATAGCAGAATAGCAATGAGGGTCAGAGCAGAAAGACCCCCTTGGTATCTCTCGGTCGTCGGCGGTGCTCTTTAT AAAGCGTCTGCTAGTAGTGCAGCCATGGTTTCGGAGTATGTTGGTTATCTTGAAAAAGGACAGATTCCTCCTAAG CATATATCATTGGTCAATTCTCAAGTTTCTCTGAATATTGAAGGCAGCAAATACACG ATTAATATGGTAAGGGGAGGTCCTGGAAGCTACAGATTGAGGATGAACGAGTCGGAAATTGAAGCAGAAATACATACACTTCGTGATGGAGGTCTACTAATGCAG CTGAATGGAAACAGTCATGTAATATATGCAGAGGAAGAGGCAGCTGGAACACGTCTTCTTATTGATGGAAGGACTTGTTTGCTTCAG AAAGACCATGATCCATCCAAATTGGTGGCAGAGACACCATGCAAACTACTTAGATACCTGGTTGTAGATAGCAGCCATGTTGAAGCTGACACACCTTATGCTGAGGTTGAGGTCATGAAGATGTGTATGCCCCTTCTTTCACCTGCTTCAggaaatattcattttaaaatgtcTGAAGGTCAAGCAATGCAG GCTGGTGAACTTATAGCAAGACTTGACTTGGATGACCCTTCGGCTGTAAGGAAAGCAGAACCATTTCATGGTAGTTTTCCCCTTCTGGGACCTCCAACTGCCATGTCTGGAAAAGTTCATCAACGGTGTGCTGCAAGTTTGAATGCGGCTTGCATGATTCTTGCTGGATACGAGCATAACAATGATGAA GTTGTTCAAAACTTGCTCAGTTGCTTGGACAATCCCGAGCTCCCTTTCCTTCAATGGCAAGAGTGCTTTGCTGTGCTTGCTAATAGATTGCCTAAGAATCTTAGATATGAG TTGGAAACAAAATATAAGGAGTATGAAAAAATCCCAAATATGCAAAATGTCGACTTCCCTGCGAAAAATTTACGTGGTGTTCTTGAG GCCCATTTGAACTCCTATCCTGATAAAGAAAAAGCAACCCAAGAGCGAGTAGTGGAGCCTCTAATGAGCCTTGTAAAATCTTATGAGGGTGGAAGAGAAAGCCATGCTCGTGTCATAGTTCAAGGACTTTTTGAAGAATATTTATTGGTTGAAGAATTATTTAGTGATAATATACAG GCCGATGTGATTGAACGATTAAGGCTTCAATATAAGAAAGATCTCCTGAAGATTGTGGATATTGTACTTTCACATCAG GGCATCAGGAGTAAGAACAAACTGATACTACGCCTCCTGGAACAACTCGTGTATCCTAATCCTGCTGCATACCGTGATCAACTGATCCGCTTTTCTGCACTCAATCACACGAACTACTCAGAG TTAGCATTAAAGGCCAGCCAGTTGCTGGAGCAGACAAAACTAAGTGAGCTACGTTCCAGTATAGCGAGAATTCTCTCTGAATTAGAAATGTTTACTGAAGAGGGTGAAAACATGGATACTCCTAAAAGAAAAAGTGCCATAGATGAACGCATGGAAGCTCTTGTGAACGCTCCATTGGCAGTTGAAGATGCACTTGTTGGTCTTTTCGACCATAGTGATCACACACTTCAGAGACGGGTTGTTGAGACTTATGTGCGGAGATTATACCAG CCATACCTTGTAAAAGGGAGCGTCAGGATGCAGTGGCACAGATCTGGACTTATAGCTTCGTGGGAGttcttggatgagcatgttgataGAAAGGATGGGCTGGGAGATGAACCATCACTTCAAAAGCACAGCGAGAGGAAGTGGGGAGCAATGGTCGTTATTAAATCTCTCCAATTCTTGCCTACAGTCATTAGTTCTACATTAAGGGAAGCAACACATGACTTGCAAGCTGTTCTTTTTAATGGATCTGTTCATCCAGCTACCTCTGGTAATATGATGCACATTGCATTGGCGGGCATTAACAATCAGATGAGCTTACTTCAAGATAG TGGTGATGAGGATCAGGCTCAAGAGAGAATCAACAAGTTAGCCAAAATATTGAAAGAGAAAGAGATAAGCTCCAGCCTGAGAAATACCGGAGTGAGTGTAATTAGTTGCATCATTCAGAGAGATGAAGGCAGGGGTCCTATGAGGCACTCCTTTCATTGGTCAGTAGAAAAACTCTACTATGAGGAAGAACCACTATTGCGCCACCTGGAACCTCCTCTATCCATGTACCTCGAGTTG GACAAACTAACAGGTTATGATAATATACGGTATACTCCTTCCAGGGATCGACAGTGGCACCTTTACACTGTTCCAGAGAGGCCATTGTCTATCCAGAGGATGTTTCTCAGAACACTTGTCAGGCAACCTCTATCAGACGAAGACCTGCCTTTTCATCAAGGACTGGATCAAAAAGCGACTCAATCTCTTTGGACCATGTCCTTTACTTCAAGGAGCATTTTGAGGTCCTTAATGTCTGCAATCGAAGAGCTTGAACTTAATTCTCATAATTCTACCATCAGGGCTGACCATGCTCACATGTACCTTTACATCTTGCGCGATCAACAGATAGATGATCTTTTGCCATTCCACAA aAAGATCCACATACCTGATGGACATGAAGAAACTGCAGTTGATAAAATTTTAGAGGATCTGGCACATGAAATCAATGCATCAATTGGTGTGAAAATGCATCGTTTAGGTGTTTGTGTGTGGGAAGTTAAGCTTTGGATATCATCTGAAGGAGGAGCTAATGGTGCTTGGAGAGTTGTGGTGACAAATGTCACTGGTCACACTTGTATTGTGCAT ATATACAGAGAAGTCGAAAATTCCAGCAAAGAAATAGTAGTCTATAAGTCAACCTCTGGGCAGGGTCCTTTGCACGGATGCCCTGTTAATGCACAATATAAACCTTTGGGCACTATTGACCAGAAACGTCTTTTAGCTAGGAAAAGCAACACGACTTATTGCTACGACTTTCCGCTG GCATTTGAGGCATGTTTGAGCAAATCCTGGACCCAAAATCCCGGTGTTGGCAAGCCAAAAGATAAAGACATCCTCCGTGTCACAGAGTTTATTTTTACTGATCCGAAAGGTGCATGGGGTACTCCTCTAGTTTCTGTTGAGCAACAACCGGGAGTAAATGATGTTGGCATGGTAGCCTGGCGTATGGACATGTCCACACCTGAATTTCCTTCTGGAAGAACAATTTTTGTCGTATCAAATGATGTAACCTTCAAAAATGGTTCATTTGGCCCCAGAGAAGATGCATTTTTTCAGGCGGTAACTGATATAGCTTGTACTCAGAAAGTACCTCTAATTTATCTGGCAGCAAATTCAGGGGCTCGTATTGGTGTAGCAGAGGAAGTTAAATCTTGCTTTAAAGTTGGTTGGTCTGATGAAACAAGTCCTGAGCGTGGTTTCCTATATATTTACCTAACTCCTGAGGATTATGCTCGCACTAAATCTTCTGTCATAGCACATGAGTTAAAGCTCTCAAGTGGTGAAAGCCGATGGGTAATTGATACTATTGTAGGTAAGGAAGATGGTTTAGGGGTCGAAAACTTAACTGGTAGTGGTGCCATTGCCAGTGCATATTCAAGGGCATACAAGGAAACATTTACTCTGACCTATGTGACAGGTAGAACTGTCGGGATCGGTGCTTATCTTGCCCGTCTTGGTATGAGGTGCATACAAAGACTCGATCAACCCATTATTCTCACTGGTTTTTCTGCATTGAATAAGCTTCTAGGCCGGGAGGTGTACAGCTCCCACATGCAACTCGGTGGACCCAAAATTATGGCGACTAATGGGGTCGTTCATCTCACTGTCTCGGATGATCTTGAGGGGATATCATCCATTTTAAAGTGGTTAAGCTTTGTTCCTCCATATGCTGGTGGGCCACTTCCCATTTTGAATCCATTGGATCCTCCTGATAGGCCAGTTGAATATGTACCAGAGACGTCCTGTGATCCCAGAGCAGCTATTTGTGGTGTTATCGATGGTTCCGGGAAGTGGCTCGGAGGCATGTTTGATAGGGAAAGCTTTATTGAGACACTGGAAGGCTGGGCAAGAACGGTTGTCATTGGTCGTGCAAAACTTGGGGGAATTCCTGTGGGAATTGTTGCTGTTGAGACTCAAACTATGATGCAAGTGATTCCTGCAGATCCTGGACAGCTTGATTCACATGAAAGAGTTGTTCCCCAAGCAGGGCAGGTTTGGTTTCCCGATTCCGCATCTAAGACTGCTCAAGCCTTGATGGATTTTAACAGAGAAGAGCTGCCTCTCTTCATTCTAGCAAACTGGAGAGGATTTTCGGGTGGACAGAGGGACCTATTTGAAGGTATATTACAAGCTGGATCGACAATTGTTGAGAATCTTAGAACATACAAACAACCCGTTTTCATATACATACCCATGATGGGTGAGCTCCGTGGCGGTGCTTGGGTGGTTGTGGATGGTAAGATCAATCCAGACCATGTCGAAATGTATGCAGAACAAACGGCCAGAGGAAATGTCCTTGAGCCAGAAGGTTTGATCGAGATCAAATTTCGAAATAGAGAATTGCTGGAATGCATGGGTAGAATCGACCCTGAGCTAGTTGCTCTAAAGACAAAACTTCTAGAATCCAGAACCACTGCCACACATGAAACTCTTGAAGATTTACTTAAACGAATAAAAGCACGGGAAAAACAGCTTTTGCCACTGTACACTCAGATAGCTACAAAATTTGCGGAGCTGCATGATACTTCCCTTAGAATGGCTGCAAAAGGTGTTATCAAAGAAGTTGTAGAATGGAAAAAATCACGGTCTTTCTTCTATAGAAGATTGCGCCGGAGAATTGCTGAGTTTGAATTGGTCAAGTCTCTGAGAGATGCTGCTGGCCAACAGCTTGATTATAAATCAGCAATGGACATGATTAAGAATTGGTTCTCAAGATCACACATTTCAGGAGGGAAAGAAAGTTTGTGGATGGACGATGAAGCTTTCTTTTCATGGAAGGATGATTCAAGAAACTATGAAAAAGAACTACAGGACTTGCGTGTTCAAAAGATGTTGATACAGTTGTCGAACATGAAAAACTCCCCAATGGATTTACGCGCACTACCTCAAGGTCTAGCTGCATTCCTGAAAAAA GTGGATCCATCAATCAAAGATAAATTGATTGATGAGCTAAGAGAGGTGCTAGGTTAA